GGGCGGCGTTCATCATGATGAACATGTACTCGAGGCCGCGATTTTCCTCGCCGACCAGGGTGCCGATAGCGCCGCCGTGATCGCCGAAGGCGAGCACAGCGGTCGGGCTGCCGTGGATGCCAAGCTTGTGTTCGATCGACACGCAATAGACGTCATTGCGTTCGCCGGGCGTGCCGTCCGCCTTAAGCAGGAACTTGGGGACGACAAAGAGCGAAATCCCCTTGACGCCTTCCGGCGCATTGGGGGTGCGAGCCAGCACGAGATGGACGATGTTGTCCGTCATGTCGTGCTCGCCGTAGGTAATGAAAATTTTCTGGCCGAAAACCTTGTACGTGCCATCCCCCACCGGCTCGGCGCGCGAACGCACGGCGGCCAGATCGGAACCGGCCGACGGCTCGGTCAGGTTCATCGTACCGGTCCACTCACCGGAAACCAGATTCGGCAGATAGGCCGCCTTCTGTTCGTCCGTACCGGCAATCATCAGCGCCTCGATGGCGCCCTGGGTCAGCATTGGGCACAGCGAGAAGGCATGATTGGCCGCCTTCCACATTTCGCTGACGGCCGTAGACAGCAGCTTGGGCAAACCCTGCCCACCAAACTCTGGATCGCAACCAAGGCCATTCCAGCCGTTATCGACGAACTGGCGATAGGCCTCCTTGAAACCCGGCGAGGTAGTGACGACGGTATCTTTCCATTTGGCGCCATCCCGGTCGCCCACCCGGTTCAGCGGCGACAAGACTTCGCCGGAAAAGCGGGCGGCCTCTTCGAGAATCGCATCGACCACATCAGGCGAGGCTTCTTCACAACCGGGCAGGGAAACCACCTGATCAAGGCCGGCCAGTTCCTGCATGACAAAACGCATTTCTTTCAGCGGGGCAAGATATTCACTCATCGGATTTTTCCATACGGTTAGCGGTTTCTTTAAGTTCAATCAGGAACACCAGATCTTCGACGACCGGCAAGCTAAAGCCCAGGCGTTGTCCGCCCCGGTTATCGCGCAGCAACTGGTAAATATAGCCGACCACATCGCCGGTGTCCCACAGAGTCACGATCATGTTGATCAGACGTGGCATATCCTCCAGGCAAGTGGCGCGGGGGGCCTGCGGCTGCCCGCCTTCGAGCGGCTCCATCACATTCGCCAATTGCGCCTCATCCCAACTCTGGACCTCGACATTGAAGTTCTGATGCAGGTTGCTGGCAACACTTTCGAATTCTGCCCGCATGCCCGCCATCCGGTAGATATCCATCAGGCGTATCCACGGCTGCAGTGCCTCCTGCGGATTCTGGTCGATGTACTCCTGCAAGGCCTGGGCGGCGCCCTTGACGCGGCCGAAGGAGAGCATGATATCGGCCAGTTCCATGACCGGATTGGCCTCAAACTGCTCATTCAGGGTCGTCGCGCTCATCGACAGCACGGAATCATGCCCCCGCGCTGGGGCCGGCACAGCCGAAGCGGGACTGTTGTCTTCCGCGTGCAGGTCAAAATCGACCTCCATCGGCATTGCCATTTCTGCCGACCCAAAGCTCAGATCGACCGCACCATTCTCCTCAACTTCTTCATCACGCTTCGGATCAATCGTCGCAACCGGAACCAGAATTCCCGATTCAGCGCCGCCATCACCGTGCTGCCTGGCCTGATGCTGCCGCCAGCCGAGCCAGCCGGCCAGGCCGAAGACCGCCCCAAGCAGAACGCCGTACAGTGTCCACTCCGACAGGCCGGACGTTTCTTCGACAGGCGGCGGCAACCTCGGCAGTGAGCGCGCGGTCTGCTCCCCTGCCGGCATTGCTGCGCCAGGTGTCGGCGACGGAGCATTCGGTGCACTTCCCCCCGGAACGGATGAACCGGATGCCGGCACCGCGCCATTATTTTCAACACGCTTGGCAAACTCCACCGCACGCAACTGGATTTCGCCCAGCGTGCCTTCCATGTTGTGCAACTTTTCGGCGGCGGCCATTTGCGTCGTAGCCTGCTCGTGCAGGGCCATCAGCATACGAAACTCAAGGCGCAATATCTCGCGCTGCGCCTCCTTCGCCTCCGCGCCCTGCAGGAACAAATCGGTGGCCAGGCGAAGCGACGGTTCGGCATCGAAGCCACCATCCGACAACATCAGACGATCACGAACCGGAGATGCCTTCGGCCGCCGCTCGGCTCGCCGCGGCGTCAATCTGGGTGGCGCAGCCACGACCGGCGAGGGAGAGGAAGCGAAAGCCCCCCTGACCGAAGACCGTACCGACTGCCGTTCGGGAGGCAAAGCGGTCTCTGGTAGACGGGCCGCCACGACCGGCGCAACGCCGCTCCCCGGCGGAGTTGCCATCAACATATAGTCACGGGATATTTCATGGCCGCAACCAAGTTGAATCGCCATTTCCAGAATCGGCTCGCGCAAGGGATTATCGGAGCGAATTTCAAGCACTGGCTGGGCGCCCTTGCGAACGGTCAAAGCGGCTTTCCGGAGCCAGGGCAGATCATCCCCACCAGAGGGCTGGACCAGTCGAAAACAGCTTGCTTCAATCTTCTGCTTATCGACCCCGAGTAGATCGATTTCCAGCTGGATGGGCTGGCCCAGAACGGGCTGCCCACGCAGATCGCCCAAGCCGACCGCCGACGCTCCCCCAGACAAGGTGAGCACGAACACCAGCAAGGCATAGCGGCGAGCAAAGCGACTCAAAGACAAAACTCCAAATAACATCAAATTTGGTGAATTGTAGCCGTTATTTCTTGGTCAGATAAACCGAATCATCAAAGCTGGCAACCCATTGGGGACGATAAACAACAAATAGCGTCATCATCATTCCCGACAGCCATGCTTCCGAGAATGCCAGCAGCAGAAAATAGGGGAAATATTCACTGAACAGATAATCCCATTCATAGACCCCAATCACCGCCAGTAGGAGCGTTGCAGCAAAGCCGACGCCGATGATGGTCAGCGCCGCGCCGAGAAATCCATTGACGAAGATATAAACAAAAAAATGTCGGGGCAAGGCGGCCGAAAGCAGGCGAAAGAAAAAGTGACTCAGCGCCACACTCAAGCCAGCCAGAAGCAAGGCATTGGCACCATAGGCAAACGGCCCGGCCGCACCATTCAGGGTAATGCCCAGGGTCACCAGGGAAAGCCCGACAAAGGCGAGATGTGGCCCGAAACTCAGGGTGAACACGGTCGCCCCGAGCAGATGAAAATTCAGGCCGGGCTTGACGCCAGCCTTGAGGCTCCAGATCAGGGTGAGCAGAACAATCATGCCGAGCCACACATTGAATTGCTCGGAATCCCTCAGCCGCCCCCAGGGTGCGCGCCAAAGACTATGGGCGAAAAACAGTAGCCAGGCGATCCATGCCGCCCAGTACCATCCTTCGCCCAGCAGAGTGTCAGTCAGATTCACCTGGCTATTCTATTACCGGTGCCTGACTTTTTGGTGTCAGCCGACGGCGCTAACGAGTTGCGGCACGACCTCGAACAAATCACCCACCAGCCCGTAATCGGCGACCTGGAAGATCGGTGCGTCGGGGTCCTTGTTGATGGCGACGATGACCTTCGACTCCTTCATGCCGGCCAGATGCTGGATGGCACCCGAGATACCGACGGCTATGTAGAGCTGCGGCGCGACGATCTTGCCGGTCTGGCCGACCTGATAATCGTTCGGCACGAAGCCGGCATCGACGGCGGCGCGGGAAGCACCAAGGGCGGCCCCGAGTTTGTCGGCAAGCGGCTCAAGCAGGGCGTGATAGTTCTCGCCACTGCCCAGACCACGGCCACCGGAGACGATGATCTTGGCAGCGCCCAGTTCGGGACGCTCGGACTTGGTCAGTTCGCGGTGGGTCAGCGTGCTCTGTGCCGTATCAGCGGCCGCCGCGATGGCTTCGACCGGGGCGCTGTTGCCAGTGGCGACGGCATCGAAAGCGGTGGTCCGCACGGTGATGACCTTGACGCTGTCGGCGCTCTTCACCGTCGCCAGCGCATTGCCGGCGTAGATCGGACGAACGAAGGTGTCAGCCGATTCAACACCGGTGATTTCGGAAATCTGCGCGACGTCGAGCAGAGCGGCAACGCGCGGCAGGAGGTTCTTGCCGAAGGTGGTGGCCGGGGCCAGGATGTGGCTGTAGCCGGATGCGTTGGCGATGACCAGCGCCGTCAGATTCTCGGCGGTCTGGCTCTGGTAGTGGGCGGCGTCGGCCACTTTTACCTGGGTAACACCTTGCAGGCCGGCGGCGGCCTGGGCGGCAGCAGCGCAGTTGCTGCCAGCGACGAGGACGTGAATGTCGCCGCCAATCTTCTGGGCCGCAGCAACGGTATTGAGGGTGGCGGCCTTGAGGCTGGCGTGGTCGTGTTCGGCGATTACAAGAATAGTCATGATCAGATCACCTTGGCTTCGTTCTTGAGTTTGTTGACGAGTTCAGCGACATCGGCGACGCGGATGCCGGCACTGCGCTTGGCGGGTTCGGCGACCTTGAGGGTGCTCAGGCGCGGGGCGACATCGACACCGAGGTCAGCCGGCTTGACGGTGTCGAGCGGCTTCTTCTTGGCTTTCATGATGTTGGGCAGCGTGGCGTAACGCGGCTCGTTGAGGCGCAGGTCGGTGGACACCACTGCCGGCAGGGAGATTTCGAGGGTCTCGAGACCGCCGTCAATTTCGCGAGTAACGGCCGCCTTGCCGTTGGCGATGACGACCTTGGAGGCGAAGGTGGCTTGCGGCCAGTTCTGCAGGGCGGCGAGCATCTGGCCGGTCTGGTTGGCATCGTCGTCGATGGCCTGCTTGCCGCAGATGACGAGTTGCGGTTGTTCCTTGTCGCACAGGGCCTTCAACAGCTTGGCGACGGCCAGCGGCTGGAGATCGACATCGGTTTCAACGAGGATGCCACGGTCGGCACCAATCGCCATCGCCGTGCGCAGGGTTTCCTGGCAGGCGGCGACACCACACGAGACAGCAACGACTTCCGTCGCAATGCCGGCTTCCTTGAGGCGGACGGCTTCTTCAATGGCGATTTCATCGAAGGGGTTCATGCTCATCTTGACGTTGGCCAGATCAACACCAGTGCCATCGGCCTTGACGCGAACCTTGACGTTGTAATCAACGACGCGTTTGACGGGTACGAGAATCTTCACCTGCATCTCCTTTTGGATTCGACTTTTTTGAATTACAGCCACCTGTTTGACAGGCGATCTCTCAATCAGCACAATGACCATACTGTGTCGTATGGAAAAGCATACGGTAGCGTATGGAAAACAAACCTGTCAAGCCCTTGATTAAATCCTCATCAGTCAAACCTCGCAAGAGCGCCACCGTGGCGCGCACGCAACTCGACCCGGAACGCTGGGTGGACGAGGCGATCGACGTGCTCGCCCGCGAGGGGATCAGCGGCTTGCGCGTCGAGGTTCTGGCCAAGCGCTGCGGTGTCACCAAAGGCAGCTTTTACTGGCACTTCAAAGATCGGCAGGCCTTGCTCGACGCCGTGCTTGAGCAATGGAAAATCGGGCGCATCCGCGACATCGAAAAAACCACCTCGGTCACGGCCGGTCGTGAAAGCCAGCAACTGCATTACGCCATCGAGGTGTATGGTGCCAGCCGGAATCGCAAGGGCATGTCGATCGAACTCGCCGTACGCGACTGGGCCCGTCACGATCCGCAGGCAGCCGCCGTGGTCGAGGCTGTGGATCTCTATCGACTGGAATGCACACGCAAACTGTTCGTCGCCTCGGGGATGTCCGATGCCGAAGCAAAAAGTCGCAGCCTGCTGCTCTACGCCTGCGTCTTCGGCCTGTCGCTAATGCACTACACCCAGTTTGACGACAACCTGGCTGATCTCAAGCAACGTATTGCCGAGCGCATCATTGCCAGCTAGCCGGAACAAGCGCCGGCGCTGATCCCTCTCTCCCAGACCAGCAGATCATCGGCCAGCTGCGCCACCGTTGCCGACAAGGCAGAAACGCCACCGCGCGCATCCTGGCTGGGAGCCGGCTTGTCGATTTTCAGGTCAAGTTCGGCCAACTGGCGGCGCGAACGATCGAGCAGGACGGCCCGCCCGCGCAGGATGCCCTGACTGCTTTCGGGGCTGGCAAACACCTGACTGAATTCCGTAATATCGACACGCACGAGACAACGGCTCTGGCCCTGCCCCGACATCGAATAATCCAGCAACTGCATCAGTCGCTGCTGCATCATCTGGGCCGGCGGCCCGACCCAGCGCGCCCGCCCGTATTCGCGCAGACGGGCAGCGTCGACATACGCCAGACGATAATCAATACCCAGTGAATCGAACCACAGCGGTGCCCGCACCTCAAGCGCCATCGGCTGGGGGCGTGGAGAAGCAAGGAGCCGTACCGGAGGAGGGCCAAAGTCATAGACAGCTAGAGCGCTGTCGCCCCCCCGCTTGCCAGCGGTAAAACAGGCCGATAGCAGACCGCAAAAAATGAGTATCGCCAGCCAGCGCATGCTATTTCCCCCCTGCCGGACTAAACCCTGCCTCACCCGGACCGGGAACCACGGCAGGCGCACCGAAGACCAAGCCCTGCGGGCTATCTTCCAGAACGCGCATGACGCGGCTCAACTGGCGCGAAGTCAGCGAAAAATCCGTGGCCAGTTCATTAAGGCGGGGCATCAGCGCCGAGGTGCCGCTGGCCGACGGATCGCCAATCGCCACATCGAGCTTGTCGGTGGCCACCTGCATCTTGCCGATCAGCACTCGCGACTCGGCGAGCAGGGGTTGAACCTCGCCGGCCGCTTGCGAGAAACTCCGGATGTTGCGGTCGTCGAGCAGCTTTTTGATCTGCACCAGCGTCGTATTGAGATTCTCAAGCACCGGCTTCATGTTGCCCGAGGCCGCCTCGAGATTAACCAGAGTCGCCTTCAGATGCGCCCGATTTTCCTCATCGAGCACGGCATTGGCCCCTACCATCATCTGGCGGGCCTGCTTCAATGTCGCCATACCGGTTTCACCCAGCTCTTCGAGAAGTGACGGAATCATCGTGATGCGGGGTGGCTGGTCGTCGTTTGGCACCAGCGGCTCGCCATCCTTGCCGGTTTCCAGCAACAGGATATGGGCCAGACCGGTGACGCCCTGATAGTTGAGCTTGGCCACCGTCCCCTTGGTCAGCGGCACATCCTCATTGACCGAAATGGTCACCAGAATATTGCTGTAATCCTCGGGATCGAGGCGAATGTCGCTGACCTTGCCGACCCGGATGCCCCGATAGCGTACCTGCGCCTGCGGGTTGAGTCCGCCGATGTTCTGCTTGGTCACGACTATGTACTCATGCTCGGCGTCCTTGGCACCACTCAACCAATAGACGGCAAGCAAGGCCGCCACCCCGAGGAGA
The DNA window shown above is from Dechloromonas sp. HYN0024 and carries:
- a CDS encoding acyl-CoA dehydrogenase encodes the protein MSEYLAPLKEMRFVMQELAGLDQVVSLPGCEEASPDVVDAILEEAARFSGEVLSPLNRVGDRDGAKWKDTVVTTSPGFKEAYRQFVDNGWNGLGCDPEFGGQGLPKLLSTAVSEMWKAANHAFSLCPMLTQGAIEALMIAGTDEQKAAYLPNLVSGEWTGTMNLTEPSAGSDLAAVRSRAEPVGDGTYKVFGQKIFITYGEHDMTDNIVHLVLARTPNAPEGVKGISLFVVPKFLLKADGTPGERNDVYCVSIEHKLGIHGSPTAVLAFGDHGGAIGTLVGEENRGLEYMFIMMNAARFNVGLEGLGDAERAYQRAVVYAKERVQGTEVGVRGGPKVPIIKHPDVRRMLLSMRARIEAMRALAYVTAAAQDNAHANPDAVAREKARAFADLLIPVVKGWSTESAIDIASLGVQVHGGMGYIEETGAAQHLRDARITAIYEGTTAIQANDLIGRKIAREKGATILAVIADMRAAAAQLDGDLAGIGARQQAAIEALEKAVNWLVGTFSADPKAAHAGAVPFLYLFGIVAGGWQMGRAAVIARSKLASGESDPFWVAKLATTRFYADHFLTQAAGLAESVVAGAAGALELADDSF
- a CDS encoding FimV family protein; translated protein: MSRFARRYALLVFVLTLSGGASAVGLGDLRGQPVLGQPIQLEIDLLGVDKQKIEASCFRLVQPSGGDDLPWLRKAALTVRKGAQPVLEIRSDNPLREPILEMAIQLGCGHEISRDYMLMATPPGSGVAPVVAARLPETALPPERQSVRSSVRGAFASSPSPVVAAPPRLTPRRAERRPKASPVRDRLMLSDGGFDAEPSLRLATDLFLQGAEAKEAQREILRLEFRMLMALHEQATTQMAAAEKLHNMEGTLGEIQLRAVEFAKRVENNGAVPASGSSVPGGSAPNAPSPTPGAAMPAGEQTARSLPRLPPPVEETSGLSEWTLYGVLLGAVFGLAGWLGWRQHQARQHGDGGAESGILVPVATIDPKRDEEVEENGAVDLSFGSAEMAMPMEVDFDLHAEDNSPASAVPAPARGHDSVLSMSATTLNEQFEANPVMELADIMLSFGRVKGAAQALQEYIDQNPQEALQPWIRLMDIYRMAGMRAEFESVASNLHQNFNVEVQSWDEAQLANVMEPLEGGQPQAPRATCLEDMPRLINMIVTLWDTGDVVGYIYQLLRDNRGGQRLGFSLPVVEDLVFLIELKETANRMEKSDE
- a CDS encoding energy-coupling factor ABC transporter permease codes for the protein MNLTDTLLGEGWYWAAWIAWLLFFAHSLWRAPWGRLRDSEQFNVWLGMIVLLTLIWSLKAGVKPGLNFHLLGATVFTLSFGPHLAFVGLSLVTLGITLNGAAGPFAYGANALLLAGLSVALSHFFFRLLSAALPRHFFVYIFVNGFLGAALTIIGVGFAATLLLAVIGVYEWDYLFSEYFPYFLLLAFSEAWLSGMMMTLFVVYRPQWVASFDDSVYLTKK
- a CDS encoding electron transfer flavoprotein subunit alpha/FixB family protein; translated protein: MTILVIAEHDHASLKAATLNTVAAAQKIGGDIHVLVAGSNCAAAAQAAAGLQGVTQVKVADAAHYQSQTAENLTALVIANASGYSHILAPATTFGKNLLPRVAALLDVAQISEITGVESADTFVRPIYAGNALATVKSADSVKVITVRTTAFDAVATGNSAPVEAIAAAADTAQSTLTHRELTKSERPELGAAKIIVSGGRGLGSGENYHALLEPLADKLGAALGASRAAVDAGFVPNDYQVGQTGKIVAPQLYIAVGISGAIQHLAGMKESKVIVAINKDPDAPIFQVADYGLVGDLFEVVPQLVSAVG
- a CDS encoding electron transfer flavoprotein subunit beta/FixA family protein produces the protein MKILVPVKRVVDYNVKVRVKADGTGVDLANVKMSMNPFDEIAIEEAVRLKEAGIATEVVAVSCGVAACQETLRTAMAIGADRGILVETDVDLQPLAVAKLLKALCDKEQPQLVICGKQAIDDDANQTGQMLAALQNWPQATFASKVVIANGKAAVTREIDGGLETLEISLPAVVSTDLRLNEPRYATLPNIMKAKKKPLDTVKPADLGVDVAPRLSTLKVAEPAKRSAGIRVADVAELVNKLKNEAKVI
- a CDS encoding TetR/AcrR family transcriptional regulator produces the protein MENKPVKPLIKSSSVKPRKSATVARTQLDPERWVDEAIDVLAREGISGLRVEVLAKRCGVTKGSFYWHFKDRQALLDAVLEQWKIGRIRDIEKTTSVTAGRESQQLHYAIEVYGASRNRKGMSIELAVRDWARHDPQAAAVVEAVDLYRLECTRKLFVASGMSDAEAKSRSLLLYACVFGLSLMHYTQFDDNLADLKQRIAERIIAS
- a CDS encoding ABC-type transport auxiliary lipoprotein family protein; translated protein: MRWLAILIFCGLLSACFTAGKRGGDSALAVYDFGPPPVRLLASPRPQPMALEVRAPLWFDSLGIDYRLAYVDAARLREYGRARWVGPPAQMMQQRLMQLLDYSMSGQGQSRCLVRVDITEFSQVFASPESSQGILRGRAVLLDRSRRQLAELDLKIDKPAPSQDARGGVSALSATVAQLADDLLVWERGISAGACSG
- a CDS encoding MlaD family protein; protein product: MENKSYAFAAGLFALLLGVAALLAVYWLSGAKDAEHEYIVVTKQNIGGLNPQAQVRYRGIRVGKVSDIRLDPEDYSNILVTISVNEDVPLTKGTVAKLNYQGVTGLAHILLLETGKDGEPLVPNDDQPPRITMIPSLLEELGETGMATLKQARQMMVGANAVLDEENRAHLKATLVNLEAASGNMKPVLENLNTTLVQIKKLLDDRNIRSFSQAAGEVQPLLAESRVLIGKMQVATDKLDVAIGDPSASGTSALMPRLNELATDFSLTSRQLSRVMRVLEDSPQGLVFGAPAVVPGPGEAGFSPAGGK